The proteins below are encoded in one region of Aspergillus nidulans FGSC A4 chromosome III:
- a CDS encoding TCP11 family protein (transcript_id=CADANIAT00006016), with protein sequence MDLQKTKEARRRDAPGKQEEGSECPLKPYNGNGHSKDSPKADSLSRNSDTRNTKEPANKGHRQQKDEFYSQAAHQSSPAPAPSSSTTPQCGHPLSSKAIRIPAALGLSPKETTLLITANRYPPVTKSTLSELDLPCIMGNINLRMDANFDRDLHFKPDLDGEKGRKKRKDAADYWNAMAAEIKVYAFCASCGLDNKSDNYHDEGSSFEPRLPTMFETLQDVLKTLVPERDHPNIMQNLEVPLLMQQIQKGVLDMVGIATWLAALLKTHCAPMRDEWADRMVNQITSGSQSQNTTEIVRGLETLFAILEAMKLDVANHQIRAFRVLLIEDTIPFLQEYFRSKIERGDVQVESSRHWYLDLRERELRRMKSPAQTDSFWPLALLLKGLSDFMLHFHSPDGFPDTFDFDADRLWQARGWMQNTINLEICWYIFESYIHSQRRYLPAPTQTYATFRSRIGTLLEETEDCIRGSSRWLKNVRYIALEIARLASECCGDTTISDDIIAPIEASLEWHLSNEHGLFQHFQGSFREKLLEATFNTAKRYLNMSPLAICEAQRTPARTPDQNYDIDRVATRLAHIGVLHWRVWAPLLYVRESVPSTAESIFPSESELTYDRLPF encoded by the coding sequence ATGGACctccagaagaccaaggaagCCCGTCGTCGGGACGCGCCGGGAAAGCAGGAGGAGGGCTCAGAGTGTCCTTTGAAACCCTATAATGGAAATGGCCACTCTAAAGATTCGCCCAAGGCAGATTCTCTAAGTCGCAACTCGGATACGAGGAATACGAAAGAGCCTGCAAATAAAGGCCATCGACAGCAGAAGGATGAGTTTTATTCTCAAGCTGCTCACCAATCTTCGCCGGCGCCGGCGCCGAGCTCGTCCACGACTCCGCAGTGCGGACACCCACTGTCTTCAAAGGCGATCAGGATTCCTGCGGCTCTGGGCCTCTCTCCCAAAGAAACGACCTTGTTGATCACTGCGAACAGATACCCTCCGGTTACCAAGAGCACGTTGAGTGAGCTCGATCTCCCTTGCATCATgggcaacatcaacctccgCATGGACGCCAACTTCGACCGCGACCTACATTTCAAACCGGATCTCGACGGTGAGAAAGGCAggaaaaagaggaaagatgCTGCAGACTATTGGAATGCGATGGCTGCCGAAATCAAAGTCTATGCGTTCTGCGCATCCTGTGGGCTGGATAACAAATCCGATAACTATCATGATGAAGGATCAAGCTTTGAGCCCCGACTTCCGACCATGTTCGAGACGTTGCAAGATGTACTCAAAACTCTTGTTCCAGAGCGCGACCACCCTAATATCATGCAGAACCTCGAGGTCCCTCTGTTGATGCAACAGATTCAGAAAGGAGTCCTTGACATGGTAGGGATAGCGACGTGGCTTGCGGCCCTTCTCAAAACACACTGTGCCCCAATGCGTGATGAATGGGCCGATAGAATGGTGAATCAGATCACATCAGGCTCGCAGTCACAGAACACGACAGAAATCGTCCGCGGTCTCGAGACTCTGTTTGCAATCTTGGAGGCTATGAAGCTTGATGTCGCCAACCACCAGATCCGAGCATTCCGTGTTCTTCTCATCGAAGACACTATCCCCTTTCTCCAGGAGTATTTCAGAAGCAAAATTGAAAGGGGCGATGTCCAGGTGGAATCATCTCGACACTGGTACCTAGACCTTCGGGAGCGTGAGCTGCGTAGAATGAAAAGCCCCGCGCAAACTGACAGCTTTTGGCCGCTTGCGCTCCTCCTCAAAGGGCTGAGTGACTTTATGCTGCATTTTCATAGCCCTGACGGATTTCCCGATACATTTGACTTTGATGCAGACCGCTTGTGGCAGGCGCGAGGTTGGATGCAGAATACCATCAATCTCGAGATCTGCTGGTATATCTTCGAGTCATATATCCATTCTCAGAGACGGtatcttccagctccaacaCAGACCTATGCCACATTTCGGTCTCGTATCGGGACTTTGCTGGAGGAGACCGAGGATTGTATCCGGGGATCTTCCCGGTGGCTGAAGAATGTGCGGTACATCGCCTTGGAAATTGCGCGGCTTGCTTCAGAGTGCTGTGGTGACACTACCATCTCAGACGATATCATTGCCCCAATTGAGGCCTCGCTGGAATGGCATTTGTCGAATGAGCATGGTTTATTTCAGCACTTTCAGGGTTCTTTTAGGGAGAAGCTACTGGAAGCAACGTTCAATACAGCCAAGCGGTACCTCAACATGTCGCCGCTTGCCATTTGTGAGGCTCAGCGAACCCCCGCTCGTACACCCGATCAAAACTACGATATAGACCGGGTTGCGACACGGCTAGCGCACATTGGCGTTTTGCACTGGAGAGTGTGGGCGCCCTTGCTCTATGTCCGCGAGAGCGTGCCATCGACCGCAGAGTCGATTTTTCCCTCCGAATCTGAGTTAACATACGATCGCCTCCCGTTCTAG